In one Leptospiraceae bacterium genomic region, the following are encoded:
- a CDS encoding serine/threonine-protein phosphatase has translation MKVNCAYLTHKGNVRENNEDSMLVQDVIYSNQSFTNAISIEIEDESHLVFAVADGMGGHARGEVASHAVLEFIHNNFSSFTSEEGIRKTIDDAKFHLDDLVRKDNNAYGLGTTLCGIVIKGNTGLLFNAGDSRLYKRKDGFLEKLTRDHSFVQYLVDNGIITEEEMSFHPKKNIVTSAVSGDLMKESPEMFFKEITIEEGDQFLICTDGVWESLSLEELEVCMLDAELIKKTDVLTENILRYGGLDNLSIIMLEVLNLQS, from the coding sequence ATGAAAGTAAACTGTGCATATTTAACTCACAAGGGAAATGTTCGAGAGAATAATGAAGATAGTATGCTGGTGCAGGATGTCATTTATTCCAACCAGAGCTTTACGAATGCAATATCCATTGAAATAGAGGACGAAAGCCACCTTGTTTTTGCTGTTGCAGATGGAATGGGAGGACATGCCAGAGGAGAGGTTGCCAGTCATGCAGTATTGGAATTCATACATAATAATTTTTCTTCCTTTACCAGTGAAGAAGGAATACGGAAAACAATAGATGATGCAAAATTTCATCTTGATGACTTAGTAAGAAAAGACAATAATGCCTATGGCTTAGGAACAACACTTTGCGGAATAGTAATTAAGGGAAATACGGGACTCCTTTTTAACGCGGGAGACAGCCGTCTATACAAAAGAAAAGATGGTTTCTTGGAAAAATTAACCCGTGATCATTCTTTTGTTCAATACCTGGTGGATAATGGAATAATAACTGAAGAAGAAATGAGTTTTCATCCCAAGAAAAATATAGTTACCTCCGCAGTCAGCGGTGATTTAATGAAGGAATCTCCGGAAATGTTCTTCAAAGAAATTACAATTGAAGAAGGCGATCAGTTTTTAATCTGTACAGATGGAGTCTGGGAAAGCTTAAGCCTTGAAGAATTAGAGGTTTGTATGTTAGACGCTGAGTTAATTAAAAAGACCGACGTATTAACAGAAAATATTCTCAGATACGGCGGGCTTGATAATCTGAGTATTATTATGCTCGAAGTCTTAAATCTACAATCATAA
- a CDS encoding 1,4-dihydroxy-6-naphthoate synthase, which translates to MKQELSLAYSPCPNDTFLFYHLVHEDLSKRIRVKEELHDVEMLNELAARQAFSVTKLSFFAYFFVAKYYKILNTGSALGRGCGPILIKKKGKNTTSPKNSKILIPGLKTTANLLLNIYLKKQFEPVPLRYDKVIPALLNGEYDYGVIIHEERFTYEKRGLEKVVDLGEFWEADTGKPIPLGAISIHRNIELSIQKEFDSALHKSLELAYQYPKKAKQYIQENSQDKEEEVINSHISLYVNEFTKDLGSEGKEAIISLYEKALGLGLLPETVNIQDLFL; encoded by the coding sequence ATGAAACAGGAATTAAGCCTTGCCTATTCTCCCTGTCCGAATGATACTTTTTTATTCTATCATCTTGTACATGAAGATTTATCTAAACGTATTCGAGTAAAAGAAGAGCTTCACGATGTGGAAATGCTAAATGAACTGGCCGCCAGGCAGGCTTTTTCGGTGACCAAGCTTTCTTTTTTTGCCTACTTCTTTGTCGCAAAATACTATAAAATTCTAAATACCGGCTCTGCTCTCGGTAGAGGCTGCGGTCCTATTTTAATCAAGAAGAAAGGGAAAAATACTACCTCTCCTAAAAATTCAAAGATCCTCATTCCCGGTTTAAAAACTACTGCCAATCTTTTATTAAATATTTATTTAAAAAAGCAGTTTGAACCGGTTCCCCTTCGTTATGATAAAGTAATCCCGGCTTTACTGAATGGAGAGTATGATTACGGAGTGATTATACATGAAGAACGTTTTACCTACGAAAAACGTGGCTTAGAAAAAGTAGTAGATCTGGGAGAATTCTGGGAAGCGGATACAGGTAAACCGATTCCCCTCGGAGCTATTTCTATTCACAGGAATATAGAACTTTCTATTCAAAAAGAATTTGATTCCGCATTACATAAAAGTCTGGAATTAGCCTATCAATACCCCAAAAAAGCAAAACAATATATCCAGGAAAACTCACAGGACAAGGAGGAGGAAGTTATTAATAGCCATATTTCTCTTTATGTAAATGAGTTTACAAAGGATCTTGGTTCGGAAGGAAAAGAGGCGATTATAAGCCTTTATGAAAAAGCCCTGGGTTTAGGGCTTCTCCCGGAAACTGTGAATATCCAGGATTTATTTTTATGA
- a CDS encoding patatin-like phospholipase family protein — protein sequence MDSSKSINNYYLIDGQALFHDLSVRQKSYIANRAQYIEYNKGEQIFRRGEKSYYFFIVVSGIIQTYLPGKEDSENEKDTNIEFLKNGDYFGMVSLLSERPHSLSARAYTDAELLRIDLYSFKEILEFIPGLGLHFSKILSEKVSISVEEEKKVFESLVVSVLCLDNNDMASRYSSLLGYSIVEESNKRAAVLRFNKKFESEEFVKIKPKSQGGGHKTNSLVIKSFDVDCVEEIQKILIKYIYYYHIIILDLPAGQGESCKYLLNESKQCHVIVDDNNENIENKNSFIRTYRQEKQDLPADFFYTVHLHSYSDLKELLKRSTRNARRLSEVRLGIAFGGGAAFGLAQIGVMKVLEKNHITIDMISGTSIGALLGSLWASGITANEIEYIAIGEFDSFFKIARYIDIGWPRKGLISGGKLRTYLDELLNHSNFRDLKVPLRVISCDISSRMEVVINHGKVVDGVMASIAIPGLFHPTLDEFGRILVDGGVVDPLPVNVIQQEGISRLIAVNAMPSSMDIVRSNISAKNIMDIIVNSLYSLQYRIAKISAREADVYLSPILSGASWYEFHRAKEFIDLGEKIAEASLEDIKKLAYS from the coding sequence ATGGATAGTTCAAAGTCTATAAATAATTATTATCTAATCGATGGACAGGCACTCTTTCACGATCTCAGTGTCAGGCAAAAGTCTTATATAGCCAACCGGGCACAGTACATAGAATACAACAAAGGGGAGCAGATTTTTCGCAGGGGAGAAAAATCCTACTACTTTTTTATTGTAGTTTCAGGCATCATCCAGACTTATTTACCGGGCAAGGAAGATTCTGAAAACGAAAAGGACACAAATATTGAATTCTTAAAGAATGGAGATTATTTCGGTATGGTTTCCTTATTATCAGAAAGACCACATTCTTTAAGTGCCAGAGCTTATACAGATGCCGAACTATTAAGAATCGATCTATATTCCTTTAAGGAAATTTTAGAATTTATTCCGGGTCTCGGTCTTCATTTTTCAAAAATTCTTTCAGAAAAAGTTTCTATTTCGGTTGAAGAGGAGAAGAAAGTATTTGAGAGTCTGGTTGTTTCTGTTCTCTGTTTGGATAATAATGATATGGCATCCAGATATTCTTCTTTATTAGGATACTCCATAGTAGAAGAGTCTAATAAACGTGCGGCTGTTCTTAGGTTTAACAAAAAATTTGAATCAGAAGAGTTTGTTAAAATAAAACCCAAGTCTCAGGGGGGTGGGCATAAAACAAATAGTCTTGTAATAAAAAGTTTTGACGTAGACTGTGTGGAAGAGATTCAAAAAATCCTGATAAAGTATATTTACTATTACCATATCATCATTTTGGATTTACCGGCAGGACAGGGAGAATCCTGTAAATATCTACTAAATGAATCAAAACAATGCCATGTAATTGTAGATGATAATAATGAAAACATAGAGAATAAAAATTCGTTCATTAGAACCTACAGGCAGGAAAAACAAGACCTTCCGGCAGATTTCTTTTACACGGTTCACCTCCATTCCTATAGTGATTTAAAAGAACTTTTAAAACGCAGTACCCGGAATGCCAGAAGACTTTCCGAAGTTCGGCTCGGTATTGCATTCGGTGGTGGAGCAGCATTTGGTCTGGCTCAGATCGGAGTCATGAAAGTATTAGAAAAAAATCATATAACTATAGACATGATTTCCGGTACAAGCATTGGTGCCCTGCTTGGTTCTCTCTGGGCCAGCGGTATTACAGCGAATGAAATTGAATACATCGCGATAGGAGAGTTTGATTCCTTTTTTAAAATTGCCCGCTACATCGATATTGGTTGGCCGAGAAAAGGTCTTATCTCCGGAGGAAAACTTCGCACTTACCTCGATGAACTTCTAAACCACAGTAATTTCCGAGATTTAAAGGTTCCTCTTCGTGTTATCAGTTGTGATATTTCGAGTCGAATGGAAGTTGTGATTAACCACGGGAAAGTTGTAGATGGGGTCATGGCGAGCATTGCCATTCCGGGCCTCTTTCATCCAACTCTGGATGAATTTGGTCGCATTCTTGTAGATGGGGGAGTTGTAGATCCCTTGCCTGTAAATGTAATTCAGCAGGAAGGAATTTCGAGACTTATTGCAGTTAATGCCATGCCTTCTTCTATGGATATAGTTAGAAGTAATATCTCTGCGAAAAATATTATGGATATTATTGTGAACAGTCTATACTCTTTACAGTATCGAATTGCGAAAATCAGTGCAAGGGAGGCAGATGTTTATTTAAGCCCTATCCTTTCCGGTGCTTCCTGGTATGAGTTTCACAGGGCCAAAGAATTTATTGATCTGGGAGAAAAAATAGCAGAAGCTTCTTTAGAGGATATTAAGAAACTGGCCTATTCTTAA
- the rsmA gene encoding ribosomal RNA small subunit methyltransferase A, translated as MQENPFPFFKTQSIKSILETHGAGARKKWGQNFLVDKQMVDFIEKTIREECSGKPIKLAEIGPGLGALTHRLIDFPTELFLFEIDPVMISVLKESYSSKKNFHIFEGDVLQNIQNITVQDIYLVGNLPYYITSEIITLSLKSLKLKGAIFMVQKEFAERICREVSSISIFAGLFGEFKYLKEVSSGCFYPRPKASSALILFRPYEEPIYESLKDIQLAETFLKGLFWGKRKTLKKNLQDSPFFKELEEKIIRIFIQGLAAHSISPDTRPDNISKKEYINIFIYLFSELKNRPVS; from the coding sequence ATGCAGGAGAATCCGTTTCCGTTCTTTAAAACACAAAGCATAAAAAGTATTTTAGAAACCCATGGAGCGGGTGCTCGGAAAAAATGGGGTCAGAACTTTTTAGTAGATAAACAAATGGTTGATTTCATCGAAAAAACTATTCGAGAAGAATGTAGTGGTAAACCAATAAAGTTGGCAGAGATTGGTCCCGGACTTGGTGCATTAACCCATAGACTTATAGATTTTCCAACAGAGCTGTTTCTTTTTGAAATTGATCCGGTAATGATTTCAGTCCTGAAAGAAAGCTATTCTTCTAAAAAAAACTTTCATATATTTGAAGGTGATGTTCTGCAAAATATACAGAACATCACAGTGCAAGACATATATCTTGTCGGGAATCTTCCCTATTATATTACTTCCGAAATAATAACCTTAAGTTTAAAAAGCCTGAAATTAAAAGGGGCTATTTTTATGGTACAAAAAGAATTTGCAGAGAGAATATGCAGGGAAGTTTCTTCCATTAGTATTTTTGCAGGCTTGTTCGGAGAATTTAAATACTTAAAAGAGGTAAGTTCGGGCTGTTTTTATCCCAGACCTAAAGCCAGCTCGGCTCTTATTTTATTTCGGCCTTACGAAGAACCTATTTATGAATCCCTAAAAGACATACAGCTTGCAGAAACTTTTCTAAAAGGACTTTTCTGGGGGAAGAGAAAGACCTTGAAAAAAAATCTACAGGATTCTCCTTTTTTTAAAGAACTTGAAGAAAAAATAATCCGAATTTTTATTCAGGGTCTTGCTGCACATTCAATTTCTCCGGATACAAGACCTGATAACATAAGTAAAAAAGAATATATTAATATTTTTATATATTTATTTTCTGAGCTTAAGAATAGGCCAGTTTCTTAA
- a CDS encoding ComEC/Rec2 family competence protein produces MKEFFLTFLPGSGFGYFCLGFFFSETLIRITSGYSNILFILFPQNLIPINSLFKTLLFFSVFILLFLLSRKNKLLSFLLGFLYCAFFIFYNQAEVKEKSLPYLNPEVLEKLQKQKAVFTISASEEVKKNYRQITLFSDKEAYKGVWRVYNKKRYQFPDLLCPAQSLKLKQSPFKGNEYFSFLDTYGTYYIRIYEYKCKALSNTYIDEKKKVRKEVENLLLRGNITDHALDISLGLIFGDAQYLEYELKEKARMGGILHLFAASGLHIGIIIGFLFLFTERSGLFGYTLTRLIPLALSFFYLYLLSFPVSLTRAYLFALIFVIASITYRRTHSSDTILFSAFVIYLFDPESYLTISFLLSFGAVCGILFFKKYLDLLFFKDKTNLITDNFTLSLSASLGTYPILIYFFHSFSAGSLLINLVLVPLTSLLLPFLYSSLAIESLSIFYLKDIFWSYTELFLRLLALLTDKLGENIGLYRENAENILLLLKLFALFLLFISSCIVLLLEFKKKNPENVNLQKDHKKSRIALSFLSFIATFLFYYATFDLLDKKNSVLTKLNGPDFSFHTDYILIKEKEGVYFGGNCKYNSFYLEKLINEGFCSNIKGYIEIEEESCLKQALLCKEKTGLKEKPVLLSKGNWRKEWENYETIQQSERKEIREFISHSGERIIFFYTHKDSLEKLLSRVKNGKGKIVLIFPYKSKDSIQDWQKYKSLLGIGKDWELIGKNAGESVSVL; encoded by the coding sequence ATGAAAGAATTTTTTCTGACTTTCCTACCGGGAAGCGGTTTTGGCTATTTTTGCCTTGGCTTTTTTTTCTCCGAAACCCTGATTCGTATCACATCAGGTTATTCTAATATATTATTTATTCTGTTTCCCCAAAATTTAATACCCATAAACTCTCTTTTTAAAACTCTTTTATTTTTCTCTGTCTTCATTTTATTATTTCTACTGTCGAGAAAAAATAAGCTTCTCTCTTTCCTGTTGGGATTTTTATACTGTGCCTTTTTTATTTTCTATAATCAGGCGGAAGTCAAAGAAAAATCCCTTCCCTATCTCAATCCGGAAGTTTTAGAAAAATTGCAAAAGCAAAAAGCAGTTTTTACAATTTCTGCTTCCGAAGAAGTGAAAAAAAATTACAGACAAATAACACTTTTTTCAGATAAAGAGGCTTATAAAGGTGTATGGAGGGTTTATAACAAAAAACGTTATCAATTTCCCGATTTACTCTGCCCGGCACAAAGCCTGAAGTTAAAGCAGAGTCCCTTTAAAGGGAATGAATATTTTTCTTTTCTTGATACTTATGGAACTTATTATATTCGTATATACGAATATAAGTGTAAGGCCTTAAGTAATACCTATATTGATGAAAAAAAGAAAGTTCGAAAGGAAGTAGAAAATCTTTTACTTCGAGGAAATATTACCGACCATGCACTTGATATTTCTCTGGGATTAATTTTTGGTGATGCCCAGTATTTAGAATACGAACTCAAAGAAAAAGCAAGGATGGGAGGAATTCTACATCTGTTTGCTGCCTCCGGTCTTCATATTGGAATTATTATTGGTTTTCTATTTTTATTTACAGAACGTTCCGGCTTATTTGGCTATACCCTAACCAGACTCATTCCTCTCGCCCTATCATTTTTCTATCTCTACCTTTTATCTTTTCCGGTTTCTTTGACTCGGGCTTATCTTTTTGCCCTTATTTTTGTGATTGCCAGTATTACATATCGCAGGACCCATTCTTCGGATACCATACTTTTTTCTGCGTTTGTCATTTATTTATTTGATCCCGAATCTTACCTGACAATTTCTTTTCTTTTATCTTTCGGAGCTGTTTGCGGGATTCTTTTTTTTAAGAAATATTTGGATTTACTTTTCTTTAAAGACAAAACCAATTTAATTACGGATAATTTCACTCTTTCTCTTTCAGCTTCCCTCGGAACGTATCCGATTCTTATTTATTTTTTTCATAGTTTTAGTGCGGGTTCTCTTTTAATTAACCTTGTTTTAGTTCCTTTAACTTCCCTTCTATTACCATTTTTATACTCATCTCTTGCAATAGAATCGTTATCTATTTTTTATTTGAAAGATATTTTTTGGTCGTATACGGAATTATTCTTGAGACTCTTAGCTTTATTAACAGATAAGCTTGGAGAAAACATCGGTCTATACAGGGAAAATGCAGAGAATATTTTACTTCTATTAAAACTATTTGCTCTATTTTTATTATTTATTTCTTCTTGTATTGTCCTTCTTCTGGAATTTAAAAAGAAGAATCCGGAAAACGTAAACTTACAGAAGGATCATAAAAAAAGCCGAATAGCTTTAAGTTTTTTATCTTTTATTGCTACCTTTCTTTTTTATTACGCTACCTTTGATTTATTAGATAAGAAAAATTCAGTCCTGACCAAGTTAAATGGTCCGGATTTTTCTTTTCATACAGACTATATACTGATCAAAGAAAAAGAAGGAGTTTATTTTGGAGGGAATTGCAAATACAATTCCTTTTATCTCGAAAAGTTAATAAACGAGGGATTCTGTTCTAATATAAAGGGCTACATTGAGATTGAAGAGGAAAGCTGTTTAAAGCAGGCCCTCTTGTGCAAAGAAAAAACGGGCCTCAAAGAAAAACCGGTACTTCTCAGTAAGGGAAACTGGAGAAAAGAATGGGAAAATTATGAGACCATACAGCAAAGCGAAAGAAAGGAAATAAGGGAGTTTATCAGTCATTCCGGTGAAAGAATCATTTTCTTTTATACTCATAAAGATTCTTTAGAAAAGCTTTTGTCCAGAGTAAAAAATGGAAAAGGAAAAATAGTCTTGATTTTTCCCTATAAATCTAAAGATTCAATCCAGGACTGGCAGAAATATAAAAGTCTTCTCGGCATAGGAAAAGACTGGGAGTTGATAGGTAAAAATGCAGGAGAATCCGTTTCCGTTCTTTAA
- a CDS encoding MBL fold metallo-hydrolase codes for MNFSIQTFPVYPLGCNCSILSCNETKEAIVIDPGGEEEKIFQNLKKLGLTLRYIIHTHAHFDHCLGTGGLHTKAEKDCKVGLHKDDLFLYEKLAMQCSLFGIPYRSKTEKAIDFYLEDGDSINWGNNSLKILHTPGHTPGSVCFTVSSSEKQITFSGDTLFAGGIGRTDLWGGDYGLIMNSIKHRLLKQDDETILIPGHGETSTIYKEKRSNPFLI; via the coding sequence ATGAATTTTTCCATACAGACTTTTCCTGTTTATCCCCTCGGTTGTAATTGTTCCATTCTTTCCTGCAACGAAACAAAAGAAGCGATTGTTATTGATCCGGGTGGAGAGGAAGAAAAAATATTTCAGAATTTAAAAAAACTTGGATTAACACTTCGCTATATTATTCATACACATGCACATTTCGATCATTGTCTGGGTACCGGGGGTTTACATACAAAAGCAGAGAAGGATTGTAAGGTAGGCTTACATAAAGATGATTTATTTTTATATGAAAAATTAGCCATGCAATGCTCTCTATTTGGAATTCCGTATCGTTCAAAAACAGAGAAAGCTATCGATTTCTATCTGGAAGATGGAGACAGCATCAACTGGGGGAATAATAGTTTAAAGATTCTTCATACACCCGGACATACACCGGGTTCTGTATGTTTCACGGTAAGTAGCTCAGAAAAACAGATAACCTTTTCCGGTGATACGCTTTTTGCAGGAGGAATAGGAAGAACCGATCTCTGGGGAGGAGACTACGGGCTTATCATGAATTCTATTAAGCATCGGCTTCTAAAACAGGATGATGAAACCATACTGATCCCGGGCCACGGAGAGACGAGCACTATCTATAAAGAGAAAAGAAGTAATCCTTTTCTTATATAG
- a CDS encoding HDOD domain-containing protein encodes MEYRNKNIQLGVKGNRNEPYRVFIIDDSIQIRTVLKRILVRFGFHICGEAMDGEDAINTLGKMSEPPDIICIDQDMPVLNGTETIKILNKKYANVKIVMITAHSHKELVQEVIQLKIHGYLLKPIEPKKVLEKFAVILGRKELLEEDTAYKTQSIDLNKIIIPSLPEVVLKVASFDINDVDKGIRELEEIILPDTGTSSSILKLANSSYYGRSKKITNLRDAITLLGIKTVKNMILLDYNKKLNKNLKHKLFKKYLREHPVLSSLIAFDLVKPFKLDELQKNIFLIVLLRKIGMNIFALNFSEQYLKVLKLYEFNLKTIYEIEKDEFNTTSIELGKKIFKVWKMPDFFVEAVSNQNFNTSEITKVADFDRISRLSDILAKSMLGLELQKSEENLKAEIFDFYKISEETRELFGEEYYDTIREHPFMAMLS; translated from the coding sequence ATGGAATATAGGAATAAAAACATTCAGCTTGGAGTAAAGGGAAATAGGAACGAACCCTATAGAGTTTTTATCATAGATGATTCCATTCAAATCAGGACTGTCTTGAAAAGAATCCTGGTTCGCTTTGGTTTTCACATCTGCGGTGAAGCAATGGACGGGGAAGATGCAATCAATACTTTAGGAAAAATGTCCGAACCGCCTGACATTATTTGTATAGATCAGGATATGCCGGTTCTAAACGGCACAGAAACAATAAAAATCCTGAACAAGAAATATGCTAATGTGAAAATTGTTATGATAACAGCCCATTCACATAAAGAACTAGTTCAGGAAGTTATCCAACTCAAAATTCATGGATATTTACTTAAACCGATTGAGCCTAAAAAAGTCCTGGAAAAATTTGCAGTTATTCTCGGTAGAAAAGAACTTTTAGAAGAAGATACTGCCTATAAAACCCAGAGTATAGATTTAAATAAGATTATCATTCCTTCCCTGCCCGAAGTTGTTTTAAAAGTAGCTTCTTTCGATATCAATGATGTAGATAAGGGAATTAGGGAGTTAGAAGAAATCATTTTGCCGGACACCGGTACTTCCAGCAGTATCTTAAAATTAGCTAACTCCTCCTATTACGGTCGTTCCAAGAAAATTACAAATCTTAGAGATGCCATTACTCTTCTTGGAATAAAAACCGTTAAGAATATGATTCTTTTAGATTATAACAAAAAGCTAAATAAGAATCTAAAACATAAACTTTTTAAGAAATACCTCAGAGAGCACCCGGTTTTAAGCTCCCTGATTGCTTTCGATCTGGTAAAACCCTTCAAGTTAGATGAACTACAAAAAAATATCTTCTTAATTGTCCTACTCCGAAAGATAGGAATGAACATTTTCGCATTAAACTTTTCTGAACAATATTTAAAAGTTCTAAAACTCTACGAATTTAATTTAAAAACGATATACGAGATAGAAAAAGATGAGTTTAATACAACTTCTATTGAGCTGGGTAAGAAAATATTCAAAGTCTGGAAGATGCCTGACTTTTTCGTTGAAGCAGTTTCTAACCAGAATTTTAATACCTCGGAAATTACTAAAGTTGCTGATTTTGATAGAATTTCCAGACTCTCCGATATACTGGCCAAGTCCATGCTTGGATTAGAATTGCAAAAAAGTGAAGAAAACCTTAAGGCAGAAATCTTTGATTTTTATAAAATATCGGAAGAAACTCGGGAACTATTTGGAGAGGAATACTATGATACAATAAGAGAGCACCCTTTTATGGCCATGCTCTCTTAA
- a CDS encoding ABC-F family ATPase: protein MISTSGLTLRYGKKTLFENVSIKFKEGCRYGLIGANGTGKSTFLKILAGLETTFSGSISIDNNVRVGYLKQDHFEYENETIMNAVLMGHKELWEISKERDYLYGLEEMTEEQGIRVSELEEMYADLGGYESESYAGELLEGLAIPTDIHRETMSTISGGFKLRVLLAQVLYQKPDVLLLDEPTNHLDIKTINWLENFLTSYNGVIIVISHDRHFINSVASHIADLDYQGIKIYPGNYDDFMEASTMAREQLVAENKRKKEKIAELQEFVNRFSANASKAKQATSRARLIDKIKLDEIKPSSRVSPYIRFNIKTPLGKDVIHADHISKAFSENVIFKNAELNIQKGEKVAIIGTNGIGKTTLLKTLMKQLDPDSGVVNWGASVNVSYLPQDHREGLGEDAPTLIEWLYRYAPSDTDTSIIRGLLGRMLFSGEMAKKDTSVLSGGEKVRLMIARMIMDECNVLGLDEPTNHLDLESIEALNYALSIFPGTVIFVSHDREFVSSLATRIIEIYDEKVVDFNGSYDDYLNKEGSDFFKRINRKAVLSIEQ, encoded by the coding sequence ATGATCAGTACATCGGGTTTAACTCTCAGGTATGGAAAAAAGACTCTATTTGAAAATGTTAGTATAAAGTTTAAAGAAGGCTGTCGATACGGTCTTATCGGTGCAAACGGAACCGGGAAATCTACATTTTTGAAGATTCTTGCCGGACTTGAAACCACATTTTCGGGAAGTATTTCAATTGATAATAATGTTCGGGTTGGTTATCTGAAACAGGACCATTTCGAATATGAAAATGAAACCATCATGAATGCAGTTCTTATGGGTCATAAGGAGTTATGGGAAATTTCCAAAGAAAGAGATTATCTGTATGGCCTGGAAGAAATGACCGAAGAACAGGGAATTCGTGTCAGTGAATTGGAAGAAATGTATGCCGATCTGGGTGGGTATGAATCGGAGAGTTATGCGGGAGAACTCTTAGAAGGTCTGGCAATTCCAACAGATATTCATAGAGAGACAATGTCGACGATTAGCGGAGGCTTTAAGCTTCGTGTGCTACTGGCTCAGGTGTTGTATCAAAAACCCGATGTTTTGCTTTTAGACGAGCCAACTAACCATCTTGATATTAAAACCATTAACTGGTTAGAAAACTTCTTAACTTCTTATAATGGGGTTATCATTGTTATTTCTCACGACCGTCACTTTATAAATTCAGTAGCTTCGCATATTGCAGATTTGGATTATCAGGGCATTAAGATTTATCCCGGTAACTATGATGACTTCATGGAAGCTTCTACTATGGCCAGGGAACAATTAGTCGCCGAAAACAAACGCAAAAAAGAAAAGATAGCCGAGTTGCAAGAGTTCGTAAACCGATTTAGTGCTAACGCAAGTAAAGCCAAGCAAGCTACCTCAAGAGCCAGGTTAATCGATAAAATAAAACTGGATGAAATAAAACCTTCTTCCCGTGTATCTCCTTATATCCGCTTTAATATTAAAACTCCACTCGGGAAAGATGTAATTCACGCAGACCACATTTCTAAAGCTTTTAGTGAGAATGTAATTTTTAAAAATGCGGAATTGAACATTCAAAAAGGAGAAAAAGTTGCTATTATCGGAACGAATGGTATTGGAAAAACAACCCTTTTAAAAACCCTGATGAAACAGTTGGATCCGGATTCAGGTGTTGTAAACTGGGGGGCCAGTGTAAATGTGTCTTATCTTCCTCAGGATCACAGAGAAGGTTTGGGAGAAGATGCTCCGACTCTTATAGAATGGTTATATCGTTATGCTCCATCGGACACAGATACCAGCATTATTCGCGGACTTTTAGGACGTATGTTATTTAGTGGAGAGATGGCTAAAAAGGACACATCTGTTCTTTCCGGTGGGGAGAAGGTTCGACTGATGATCGCCCGTATGATTATGGATGAGTGCAATGTTCTGGGTCTGGATGAACCAACTAATCACCTTGACCTGGAAAGCATCGAAGCCTTAAACTATGCTCTTTCTATTTTTCCGGGAACAGTCATTTTTGTTTCTCATGATAGAGAGTTTGTTTCTTCTCTGGCGACAAGAATTATTGAGATTTATGATGAGAAGGTTGTGGACTTTAATGGTTCGTATGATGATTATCTAAATAAAGAAGGCTCTGACTTTTTTAAACGGATTAACCGAAAAGCAGTTTTATCGATTGAACAATAA
- a CDS encoding YebC/PmpR family DNA-binding transcriptional regulator, protein MSGHSKWATIKRKKEAVDSKRGAMFTKLVKEITVATRMGGSDIDSNPRLRLALLKAKTSNMPKDNIERAIKKGAGELEGVIYEECLYECYGPNGVAIMVEATTDKKSRTTPEVKAILTKNGGSMGNVGSVTRLFERKGIITVKTELISEEELFELVADAGAEDVMEDGDVFQITTAPSDYEAVLESLNSKELATEEANIKYVPLSTVEITDKEIAEKIVKLIEKLEENDDVQAVHSNFELADGVELD, encoded by the coding sequence ATGTCAGGTCATTCAAAATGGGCAACGATTAAACGCAAAAAAGAAGCGGTTGACTCCAAGCGTGGAGCCATGTTTACCAAACTTGTAAAAGAAATAACCGTAGCTACAAGGATGGGAGGTTCTGATATTGATTCCAATCCCAGACTCAGACTGGCCCTTCTAAAAGCTAAAACCAGTAATATGCCCAAAGATAATATCGAAAGGGCTATTAAGAAAGGTGCCGGTGAGCTGGAAGGGGTTATCTACGAAGAGTGTCTCTATGAATGCTACGGGCCAAACGGTGTGGCTATAATGGTAGAAGCCACGACCGATAAAAAATCCAGAACTACTCCCGAAGTGAAGGCGATTCTCACTAAAAATGGGGGTTCAATGGGAAACGTTGGAAGTGTAACCAGGCTTTTTGAAAGAAAAGGTATTATTACAGTAAAAACTGAACTTATTTCTGAAGAGGAACTTTTTGAGTTGGTTGCCGATGCCGGTGCGGAAGATGTAATGGAGGATGGAGATGTCTTTCAGATAACTACAGCTCCAAGTGATTATGAGGCCGTTTTAGAGTCTCTCAACTCTAAAGAATTAGCTACTGAAGAGGCGAATATTAAATATGTCCCCTTAAGCACTGTTGAGATTACAGATAAAGAAATTGCTGAGAAAATTGTAAAACTCATTGAAAAATTAGAAGAAAATGATGATGTTCAGGCCGTGCATTCTAATTTTGAGCTGGCAGATGGGGTGGAACTCGATTAG